A region from the Lolium perenne isolate Kyuss_39 chromosome 4, Kyuss_2.0, whole genome shotgun sequence genome encodes:
- the LOC127291821 gene encoding pirin-like protein, with protein sequence MLRRSASSSSSPIYTALARLTKLNSNNNRSSNRLLLASRKTSRAIMSSSSAAVTAPFENPRAVVRKLLSESQPEGRGATVRRSIGRHELRNLDPFLLLDEFAVSKPGGFPDHPHRGFETVTYMLEGAVTHQDFSGRKGTIRAGDVQWMTAGRGIVHSEMPATDGVQKGLQLWINLPAKDKMTEPQYQELQSKDISEASRGGVDVRIIAGEAFGVRSPVYTRTPTMYMYFTMRPGSQLHQPIPAGWNAFVYIIEGEGAFGGEDAAPATAHHCLVLGADGDGLSAWNRSGAPLLFALAAGQPLREPLVQQGLFVMNTRAEIQQAMEDYYHGRNGFEKAKQWTSA encoded by the exons ATGCTGAGGCGCTCAGCTTCGTCGTCTTCTTCCCCTATTTATACGGCACTCGCGCGCCTCACCAAgctcaacagcaacaacaacagaagCAGCAATCGTCTTCTTCTCGCGTCCAGGAAGACAAGTAGAG CGATCATGTCGTCGTCGTCTGCCGCGGTCACAGCACCGTTCGAGAACCCCAGGGCGGTGGTGAGGAAGCTGCTCTCGGAGTCCCAGCCCGAAGGTCGCGGCGCCACCGTCAGGCGGAGCATCGGCAG GCACGAGCTCCGGAACCTGGACCCCTTCCTCCTGCTCGACGAGTTCGCAG TCTCCAAGCCCGGCGGGTTCCCCGACCACCCGCACCGTGGGTTCGAGACCGTCACCTACATGCTCGAG GGTGCCGTCACCCACCAGGACTTCTCCGGACGCAAGGGCACCATCAGGGCAGGGGATGTTCAG TGGATGACGGCGGGGCGCGGCATCGTGCACTCGGAGATGCCCGCAACCGACGGCGTGCAGAAGGGCCTGCAGCTCTGGATCAACCTCCCCGCCAAGGACAAGAT GACCGAGCCCCAGTACCAGGAGCTGCAGAGCAAGGACATAAGCGAGGCCTCGAGGGGCGGCGTGGACGTCCGCATCATCGCCGGCGAGGCGTTCGGGGTGCGGTCGCCGGTGTACACGCGGACGCCCACCATGTACATGTACTTCACCATGCGGCCGGGCTCGCAGCTCCACCAGCCCATCCCGGCGGGGTGGAACGCCTTCGTGTACATCATCGAGGGGGAGGGCGCGTTCGGCGGGGAGGACGCCGCGCCGGCCACCGCGCACCACTGCCTCGTGCTCGGCGCCGACGGGGACGGCCTCAGCGCGTGGAACCGCTCCGGCGCGCCGCTGCTGTTCGCGCTCGCGGCGGGGCAGCCGCTCAGGGAGCCCCTGGTGCAGCAGGGTTTGTTTGTGATGAACACGCGCGCCGAGATCCAGCAGGCCATGGAGGACTACTACCACGGCCGCAACGGATTCGAGAAGGCCAAACAGTGGACCTCCGCATGA